The Castanea sativa cultivar Marrone di Chiusa Pesio chromosome 11, ASM4071231v1 genome contains a region encoding:
- the LOC142617476 gene encoding putative F-box protein At4g22030: MASLQASPFILSSSNKISAAIPVPKLPRVPLSVPKMPKRSVVEELNIRAGFTKTVPIDVESYNSTSIASTQLYALLEAVADRVEMHNNIGKQRDNWNTLLLNSINMITLTAATLTGVGAIGGAGMPLLALKLSSALLYSAATGLLLIMNKIQPSQLAEEQRNATRLFKQLQSQIETILTLGTPTQEDVKIVMDKVLALDKAFPLPLLGAMLEKFPSKFEPAVWWPSKQSQDKTKAQEGKFHKMAKNGWSEELEVEMRDIIEVVKRKDIKDYARLGNLMLKINKILAISGPLLTGIAAIGSTFVGNGSWAAIIAVAAGALGSAVNAFEHGGQVGMVFEMYRNNAGFFRLLEESIEGTLEESDLEKRENGELFEMKVALKFGRSLSQLKELARKSACSLREGTSIDEFASKLF, encoded by the coding sequence ATGGCTTCCCTACAAGCTTCACCTTTCATACTCTCTTCTTCAAACAAAATCAGTGCTGCTATTCCTGTCCCAAAACTTCCAAGAGTCCCTTTGTCAGTTCCAAAAATGCCAAAAAGATCTGTGGTTGAGGAATTGAACATAAGGGCTGGGTTTACAAAAACAGTCCCAATTGATGTTGAATCATACAACTCCACCAGTATTGCAAGTACCCAACTCTATGCTCTTTTAGAAGCTGTAGCTGATAGGGTAGAGATGCACAATAACATTGGAAAGCAACGTGACAATTGGAACACCCTTCTTTTGAACTCCATCAACATGATAACTCTTACTGCTGCAACCTTAACTGGTGTTGGAGCAATTGGAGGCGCTGGAATGCCTCTACTGGCTTTGAAATTATCGTCCGCGCTATTGTACTCTGCAGCCACAGGATTGTTGCTTATAATGAACAAAATTCAGCCCTCACAACTCGCTGAGGAACAACGTAATGCTACAAGATTGTTCAAGCAACTCCAAAGCCAGATCGAAACTATCCTCACTCTTGGCACTCCAACTCAAGAGGATGTGAAAATTGTGATGGATAAGGTCTTGGCTCTTGATAAAGCCTTCCCACTTCCCTTGCTAGGAGCAATGCTCGAAAAGTTTCCTTCAAAGTTTGAACCAGCTGTTTGGTGGCCATCAAAACAATCACAGGACAAAACCAAAGCACAAGAAGGTAAATTTCATAAGATGGCGAAGAATGGTTGGAGTGAGGAGCTGGAAGTTGAAATGAGAGATATTATTGAAGTGGTGAAGAGAAAAGACATTAAAGACTATGCAAGGCTAGGCAACTTGATGTTGAAGATCAACAAGATTTTGGCTATCTCAGGCCCATTACTCACTGGCATTGCCGCCATTGGTTccacttttgtgggtaatggaTCATGGGCAGCGATAATAGCGGTCGCTGCTGGGGCATTAGGAAGTGCTGTTAATGCTTTTGAGCATGGTGGACAAGTTGGAATGGTGTTTGAGATGTACAGAAACAACGCTGGCTTCTTTCGCCTATTGGAAGAATCAATTGAAGGCACACTTGAAGAAAGTGAtttggaaaaaagagagaacggGGAGTTGTTTGAGATGAAGGTAGCTTTGAAGTTTGGAAGAAGCTTGTCACAGCTAAAAGAACTTGCACGAAAATCTGCTTGTTCCCTAAGAGAGGGAACTTCAATTGATGAATTTGCAAGCAAGCTTTTCTAA
- the LOC142617475 gene encoding putative F-box protein At4g22030 produces the protein MASLQASPLILSSSSKKISAAIPVPKLPRVSMSVPKMPTRTVVEELNIRAGFTKTVPIDVESYNFTSIANTQLYALLEAVADRVEMHNNIGKQRDNWNTLLLNSINMITLTAATLTGVGAIGGAGMPLLALKLSSALLYSAATGLLLIMNKIQPSQLAEEQRNATRLFKQLQSQIETILTLGTPTQEDVKIVMEKVLALDKAFPLPLLGAMLEKFPSKFEPAVWWPSKQSQDKTKAQEGKFHKMAKNGWSEELEVEMRDIIEVVKRKDIKDYARLGNLMLKINKILAISGPLLTGIAAIGSTFVGNGSWAAIIAVAAGALGSAVNAFEHGGQVGMVFEMYRNNAGFFRLLEESIEGTLEEKDLEKRENGELFEMKLALKFGRSLSQLKELARKSAYSRREGTSIDEFASKLF, from the coding sequence ATGGCTTCCCTACAAGCTTCACCTCTCatactctcttcttcttcaaagaaAATCAGCGCTGCTATTCCTGTCCCAAAACTTCCAAGAGTCTCTATGTCAGTTCCGAAAATGCCCACAAGAACTGTGGTTGAGGAATTGAACATAAGGGCTGGGTTTACAAAAACAGTCCCAATTGATGTTGAATCATACAACTTCACCAGTATTGCAAATACCCAACTCTATGCTCTATTAGAAGCTGTAGCTGATAGGGTAGAGATGCACAATAACATTGGAAAGCAGCGTGACAATTGGAACACCCTTCTTTTGAACTCTATCAACATGATAACTCTTACTGCTGCAACCTTAACTGGTGTTGGAGCAATTGGAGGCGCTGGAATGCCTCTATTGGCTTTGAAATTATCGTCCGCGCTATTGTACTCTGCAGCCACAGGATTGTTGCTTATAATGAACAAAATTCAGCCCTCACAACTCGCTGAGGAGCAACGTAATGCTACAAGATTGTTCAAGCAACTCCAAAGCCAGATCGAAACTATCCTCACTCTTGGCACTCCAACTCAAGAGGATGTGAAAATTGTGATGGAAAAGGTCTTGGCTCTTGATAAAGCCTTCCCACTTCCCTTGCTAGGAGCAATGCTCGAAAAGTTTCCTTCAAAGTTTGAACCTGCTGTTTGGTGGCCATCAAAACAATCACAGGACAAAACCAAAGCACAAGAAGGTAAATTTCATAAGATGGCGAAGAATGGTTGGAGTGAGGAGCTGGAAGTTGAAATGAGAGATATTATTGAAGTGGTGAAGAGAAAAGACATTAAAGACTATGCAAGGCTAGGCAACTTGATGTTGAAGATCAACAAGATTTTGGCTATCTCAGGCCCATTACTCACTGGCATTGCCGCCATTGGTTccacttttgtgggtaatggaTCATGGGCAGCGATAATAGCAGTGGCTGCTGGGGCATTAGGAAGTGCTGTTAATGCTTTTGAGCATGGTGGACAAGTTGGAATGGTGTTTGAGATGTATAGAAACAACGCTGGCTTCTTTCGCCTATTGGAAGAATCAATTGAAGGCACACTCGAAGAAAAAGAtttggaaaaaagagagaacggGGAACTGTTTGAGATGAAATTGGCTTTGAAGTTTGGAAGAAGCTTGTCACAGCTAAAAGAACTTGCACGAAAATCTGCTTACTCCCGAAGAGAGGGAACTTCAATTGATGAATTTGCAAGCAAGCTTTTCTAA